The Fortiea contorta PCC 7126 genome has a segment encoding these proteins:
- a CDS encoding DUF3110 domain-containing protein, whose translation MITPMRVFVLVFNARTENEGIHTIRVGDRNKILMFESEDDATRFALMLEAQDFPSPTVEAIDAEEIKEFCSSAGYEWELVLENGDLVVPPDLNVEQTDWELDAETVAETSYPDQTAATESDLSNSELENIRRKLEGLL comes from the coding sequence ATGATCACACCTATGCGGGTTTTTGTATTAGTTTTTAACGCTCGTACAGAAAATGAGGGAATCCACACAATTAGAGTGGGCGATCGCAATAAAATTCTGATGTTCGAGTCAGAGGACGATGCTACCCGCTTTGCTCTGATGTTGGAAGCTCAGGATTTCCCCTCACCTACAGTCGAAGCAATTGATGCTGAGGAAATCAAGGAATTTTGCTCCAGTGCTGGTTATGAATGGGAACTTGTCTTGGAAAATGGTGATTTAGTCGTTCCTCCAGACTTGAATGTTGAACAAACTGATTGGGAATTAGACGCCGAAACTGTTGCAGAAACTAGCTATCCCGACCAAACAGCCGCAACCGAATCAGATTTGTCTAATTCGGAACTGGAAAACATTCGGCGCAAACTCGAAGGACTATTGTAA
- the murQ gene encoding N-acetylmuramic acid 6-phosphate etherase, with protein sequence MTNLQERGHLLTEQVNPHSLNLDQLSSLELVDLFNNEDLKAVAAVAGAKNQLAQAIEYTAERLRHGGRLFYVGAGTSGRLGVLDAAECPPTFCTPPELVQGIIAGGAGALLRSSEDLEDRAQDGEAAIAQRQVTKLDVVVGITAGGTTPFVQGALNAARQRGAITVFIACVPAEQVSFEADVDIRLLTGPEIVAGSTRLKAGTATKLALNILSTGVMVKLGKVYGNRMVDVAVTNQKLRDRALRILQDLTGLSRETASVLLEQSGNWVKLALLMHWTGLEKSAADQLLSEHQGNLRASVASHNSSQAD encoded by the coding sequence ATGACAAATTTGCAAGAACGCGGCCATCTCCTAACTGAGCAAGTAAATCCTCACAGTCTCAATTTAGACCAACTCAGTTCTTTAGAGTTAGTGGATTTGTTTAATAATGAAGACCTCAAAGCTGTAGCGGCGGTAGCTGGGGCCAAAAATCAGCTAGCTCAAGCCATTGAATATACAGCAGAGCGTTTGCGCCACGGAGGACGCCTGTTTTATGTCGGTGCGGGGACAAGTGGGAGGTTAGGGGTATTAGATGCAGCTGAGTGTCCACCCACCTTTTGTACACCCCCAGAGTTGGTACAGGGGATTATTGCTGGGGGTGCTGGTGCTTTGCTACGCAGTTCTGAAGATTTAGAAGACCGCGCCCAAGATGGAGAAGCAGCGATCGCTCAACGACAAGTGACAAAATTAGATGTGGTAGTTGGTATCACTGCTGGGGGAACAACACCTTTTGTTCAAGGCGCCCTCAACGCCGCCCGTCAGCGAGGCGCAATCACGGTTTTTATTGCTTGTGTCCCCGCTGAACAAGTCAGCTTTGAGGCTGATGTTGACATTCGCTTATTGACTGGGCCAGAAATTGTTGCTGGTTCTACTCGTTTGAAAGCCGGTACAGCTACCAAGCTAGCTTTAAATATTCTTTCTACTGGGGTGATGGTCAAGCTGGGCAAAGTTTACGGTAATCGCATGGTAGATGTGGCTGTCACCAATCAAAAATTACGCGATCGCGCCCTCCGCATTTTACAAGACCTCACAGGTTTAAGTCGAGAAACTGCTAGCGTCTTATTAGAACAAAGTGGTAACTGGGTTAAACTCGCCTTATTAATGCATTGGACTGGTTTAGAAAAATCTGCAGCCGATCAACTGCTATCAGAGCATCAAGGTAATCTCCGAGCATCTGTGGCTAGTCATAACAGTAGTCAAGCAGATTAA
- a CDS encoding response regulator: MTPQDLMVSKDLLNEFKICTQLQYNGQLKVQSSKGQQWTFYYRLGRIVWATGGKHPFRRWRRQMAQNCSQIDLDKLRFRVEDISMEYWDYYLLELLYKRQKIQRDQIHIIVENTIAELFFDLAFETNFTTVTYERNQVVILDTPMSFTSADISLKQMQGSWKTWSEAGLANFSPDLAPVLRKPEQLQQLVSSSVYNNFVNFINGKYTLRDLAIKMKQSVLLVSRSLLPYILKGIIELVEVPDLPLVINETKNHPDNTSGKDAKTPLVACVDDSAQVCKMLEQIITSNGMRFIKIQDPVQALPTLIQEKPDLIFLDLTMPVASGYEICTQLRRISSFADTPIIILTGNDGLLDRVRAKVVGSTDFLTKPVVADRVTGITRKYLPVQAPAKIKSASHSLANKVSNLEACH; this comes from the coding sequence ATGACGCCCCAAGATTTAATGGTATCAAAAGATTTACTGAATGAATTTAAAATTTGCACTCAATTACAATACAACGGACAGTTAAAAGTTCAAAGTTCCAAAGGACAGCAATGGACTTTCTACTATCGCCTAGGACGAATAGTTTGGGCAACAGGCGGAAAACATCCTTTTCGACGCTGGCGAAGACAGATGGCTCAAAATTGTTCCCAGATTGATTTAGATAAATTGCGGTTTCGCGTTGAAGATATATCAATGGAATACTGGGATTATTACTTACTAGAATTATTGTATAAACGACAAAAAATTCAACGAGATCAAATTCATATCATTGTCGAAAATACAATCGCAGAACTATTTTTTGATCTAGCTTTTGAAACTAACTTTACTACTGTAACTTACGAGCGCAACCAAGTAGTGATATTGGATACGCCAATGAGCTTTACAAGTGCAGATATTTCTCTCAAACAGATGCAAGGCTCATGGAAAACTTGGTCTGAAGCTGGTTTAGCGAATTTTTCTCCTGACTTAGCACCAGTGCTCCGAAAACCAGAACAACTCCAACAATTAGTGAGTTCATCTGTCTACAATAATTTTGTCAATTTCATTAACGGCAAATACACTTTGCGAGATTTAGCAATAAAAATGAAGCAGAGTGTACTGTTAGTTTCTCGTTCTTTACTTCCTTATATCCTCAAAGGAATTATCGAGCTTGTAGAAGTACCTGACTTACCCTTAGTCATCAATGAAACGAAAAACCATCCTGATAATACATCAGGAAAAGATGCCAAAACTCCATTAGTAGCCTGTGTGGATGATAGCGCACAAGTTTGTAAAATGTTAGAGCAGATTATCACCAGTAATGGCATGAGATTTATCAAAATTCAAGATCCTGTGCAAGCACTACCAACTCTCATCCAAGAGAAACCAGATTTAATTTTTTTAGATTTAACAATGCCGGTTGCTAGTGGTTATGAAATCTGCACTCAACTGCGACGAATTTCTAGCTTTGCCGACACACCAATTATTATTCTCACAGGTAATGATGGTCTTTTAGATAGAGTTAGAGCTAAAGTAGTCGGTTCCACAGATTTTCTGACCAAACCTGTAGTTGCAGATAGGGTTACAGGCATAACACGGAAGTATTTACCTGTACAAGCTCCAGCAAAAATTAAGAGTGCATCTCACTCTTTAGCTAACAAAGTATCTAATCTAGAAGCCTGCCATTAA